The genomic window TATCTTTTAATTTTTGAAGTGTAAAAATATCAACTTTTCTGGATTGAAGCTGTTTGCTTATTGTATCAAAGTCATTCAACAAAAGTTTTATATCTATCATATCCGGCCTTATTTAGAAACTTTTTAGAATTTTATCTAAAATCATTTAAAGAAATAAGCATTTTTTATTCCTTGAGTATTTGGACTTGGGTGATGGCTTATTGCAAACATTCTTATGCAAAAGTAAAAGTTTAGAATTTTTGTTATACAATTATTAAAATTATTTCAGATACTAAGGCTACTAACATGTTTGGTATGGGCATTTTTGAGATTTTGGTCATTTTGATTGTTGCTGTCATATTTCTAGGACCTGAGAAGCTTCCCCAAGCAATGATAGATATTGTAAAATTTTTTAAGGCTGTAAAAAAAACTCTCAATGATGCTAAGGATACATTTGATAAGGAACTTCAAATTAGTGAAATTAGAAAAGAAGCTCTTGAATATAAAAAAAATTTTGAATCAAGCTTGGATCCCATCACTAAAGATATCCAACTTCAAGAAATTGATGAGATGTTTCATGATTATAAAGAAGAAAATCAAAATAATATCTCTGCAAAAACCCTAAAAATTGGGATGTCTCAACAAGATGGCGATCATGAGGAATCTGCACCTAAAAAAAGGGGCAGAAAACCAAAAAATCCTCAAAAATCCTCAGAAGTTTCTGTATCATCATTGAATACAACAAATCCAACACTTAAAAAAACGAAGTCAAACACTCAGAAATCTTTAGAACCTAAAAAAGCTGCTCGCACGCTCAAACCAAAAGAAGGAAAGAATGTGGGATTTAAAAAAACAAGCAAAACATCAAAGGAGGGTTAGAGTATGTTTGAAGATTTAAAGCCCCATATCCAAGATCTTCGCAAAAGGCTTATGATTTCTGTAGCCACTCTTTTGGTGGTTTTCTTGATATGTTTTAGTTTCTGGAAACATATTTTTGAATGGATTAAAGCCCCTTTAGCCGCTGTTTTTGGCACTCATCAAGTAGATGGAATGCTTGTTCAAATAGAACCTCTTGAGGGGATTTTTGTTGCACTTAAGGTAAGCTTTTTTGCAGCGCTTGCTATTTCAGTCCCGGTAATTTTTTGGCAGCTGTGGCTTTTTGTAGCTCCAGGTTTGTATAAAAACGAGAAGAGAGTTGTCTTGCCTTTTGTTTTTTTTGGGACTATCATGTTTGTTTGTGGAGCAGGGTTTGCTTATTATGTTGTGTTTCCTTTCACAATTAAGTATGCTTTGATGTTTGGAAATGAAATGTTTGCTGCTAATATTTCTGCTTCTAGTTATGTTACGCTTTTCACAAGGTTTGTAATTGGTTTTGGAGTAGCATTTGAATTGCCTGTATTGGCTTATTTCTTGGCAAAAATTGGTTTGATTACAGATCAAACTTTGAAAAATTATTTTAAATATGCTATTGTGGTTATTTTTATTTTAGCCGCAGTTATTACTCCTCCGGATGTTATTTCGCAAGTCTTTATGGCTTTGCCTTTAATTGGGCTTTATATTTTATCTATTGTGATTGCAAAAGTTGTTAATCCCGCGCATAAGACGCAAAAAGAGCAAGACGATACAGAAGAATAAATTTATGGAAAATGATTTTTCAATACAAAATTATGATTATCCATTGCCAAAGCAATTGATAGCATCTTATCCTGCATCACCTAAAGAAAGTGCAAAACTTCTTGTTTATGATCGCAAAAAAGACAAAGTGATCCATAGTGATTTTTATCATATTTTTGATTTTATTCCCAAAGACACTCTTATTGTACTTAATGATACAAAAGTTATCAAAGCCAGAATTTATGGACATAAACAAACCGGAGGTCATATAGAGCTTTTGTATCATCGTGAAATAGGAAAAGATAAATACTTAGTGCAAATAAAAGGCAGAGTAAAAAAAGGTTTTGTCATCTTTTTGAATAAGGGGTATGAGTGTGTGGTAGAAGATATTCTGGATGATGGGTATAAAATAGTGGATTTTTTAAAAGATAAAAAAAAGTTAAATTTAAAAAATACATTAGAGATGCTGGATGAGATTGGACATATTCCTTTGCCTCCTTATATTAAACGCCCGGATGAAGTATTGGATTTGTGTGAGTATCAAAGTGTTTTTGCCAAACATTTTGGTGCCATAGCAGCTCCAACAGCCTCACTGCATTTTTCGGATTCTGCCCTTGCATATTTAAAAAAAGAATTTTCACATTGTTTTCTCACTCTTCATGTTGGCGCAGGGACATTCAATAGCGTAGAGACTGAGGATATCAGAGAACATCAAATTCATACAGAAAGACTTGTAATCCCTCTGGAAACACTTTATAAAATTCATAAAGCTAAAACAATTTTGTGTGTAGGGACGACTGCCCTTAGGGGCATAGAATATTATGCGCGACTCAAAGATACAGATAAAGAACAAGATTTATGTGCAGAGTGTGATGTGTT from Helicobacter sp. 11S03491-1 includes these protein-coding regions:
- the tatC gene encoding twin-arginine translocase subunit TatC yields the protein MFEDLKPHIQDLRKRLMISVATLLVVFLICFSFWKHIFEWIKAPLAAVFGTHQVDGMLVQIEPLEGIFVALKVSFFAALAISVPVIFWQLWLFVAPGLYKNEKRVVLPFVFFGTIMFVCGAGFAYYVVFPFTIKYALMFGNEMFAANISASSYVTLFTRFVIGFGVAFELPVLAYFLAKIGLITDQTLKNYFKYAIVVIFILAAVITPPDVISQVFMALPLIGLYILSIVIAKVVNPAHKTQKEQDDTEE
- the queA gene encoding tRNA preQ1(34) S-adenosylmethionine ribosyltransferase-isomerase QueA codes for the protein MENDFSIQNYDYPLPKQLIASYPASPKESAKLLVYDRKKDKVIHSDFYHIFDFIPKDTLIVLNDTKVIKARIYGHKQTGGHIELLYHREIGKDKYLVQIKGRVKKGFVIFLNKGYECVVEDILDDGYKIVDFLKDKKKLNLKNTLEMLDEIGHIPLPPYIKRPDEVLDLCEYQSVFAKHFGAIAAPTASLHFSDSALAYLKKEFSHCFLTLHVGAGTFNSVETEDIREHQIHTERLVIPLETLYKIHKAKTILCVGTTALRGIEYYARLKDTDKEQDLCAECDVFLHLGNPVMRVNHLLTNFHLPKSSLIMLVASMVGLEKCKELYRIAIKHQYRFYSYGDGMLIL